GATAATTCTAAATCTTATGCTTATGGTTTTTGGCAAGTTATTTGCGTAGGATAAATTGTTTTTAGACGAAATAGGTGATATGCCACTTCACCTGCAGGCAAAGATACTCCACTTAGTCCAAGAAAAAGAGTTTGAAAGACTTGGAGATACAAGGACAAGAAGGGTAAACCTTCGCATAATAGCCTCCACAAACAAAAACTTAAGAGAGCTTATAAAGCGTGGTGAATTTAGAGAAGACATTTACTATAGGCTAAGTGTTGTAAGACTATACCTCCCTCCTCTCAGAGAAAGAAAGGAAGATATACCAGTGCTTCTTAAGCACTTCTTGGAAAAATATACAAGGAAATACTCAAGGAGAATAAAGGGCTTTTCCTCAGAAGCAATAAGACTTTTGCTTTCATATCACTTCCCTGGCAATGTGCGGGAACTTGAAAACATAGTAGAGCGTGCGGTTATCACTTGCAGAGGAAGCCTAATAAACCTTGAAGACCTTCAAATTGAGTTGGAAAACTCCCAGAGGGAACAAGAAAAGGAAAGAGAAAAGATAAAAAGAGTCCTTGAAGAGGTGGGTGGAAACAAGAGCCTTGCAGCAAGAATGTTAGGTATGCACAGAACCACGCTTTGGAGAAAGCTAAAAGAGTTAGGCATGGGTTAAAATATACCTATGAAGTTGGTGGCAAGAAGTGTAAGCATTGAGGTAATAGGCGAGATAGAAAGATGCCATGATGGTGAAAACTCCAAGTTTTATTGCTTGCCCGTGAAGATTCATTTTGACAATGGTCAAGTAAAAGAATACATGCTTAGGGCTCATGGAGAGCCAAAAACCCTTAAGGACTTTCTGGAAAACAAAAAGGGTCTTAGAGATAGGATGGAAAAGGCTTTTGGTTTAACTGAAGATGGTAAGGTTCTATACATAGGATACTTAGAAGAATCCTTTGGCTCTTGAAATATCTTCCTTTATCTGTCTTTTGAGCTCCTCTGGGTTGGAGAACTTTTTCTCTTCTCTAAGAAACTTGAGAAACTCCACCTTTATTTCCTTATCCCTTAAGTTTCCTTCAAAGTCAAGTATATGAACCTCTAAGACCCTTTTCTTGCCTCCAAAGGTAGGTCTTACCCCATAGTTGGCAACACCCATAAAGCGGTCTTCAACCCTTACCACATATACACCTTCTCTCAAACAGAGGTTCTCTGTGTTTTGCAAGTTTGCAGTTGGAAAACCAAGAATGGAGCCCCTTCCTTCGCCAGATACTACCTTTCTTTTAAGGGAATAATTTCTTCCAAGGTATAGGCTGGCTTCTTCAAGCCTACCCATATGAAGCAGTCTCCTTATAAGGGTGCTACTCACCACATGTCCATTTATCCTAAAAGGTTCCATCTCCTCCACTTCAAAGCCCATTTCTTTGCCGAGCTCCTTTGCAAGTTCTATCTCACCCTCACGCTTGTATCCAAACCTCCAATCATATCCCACCACAAGATGCTTGCACCTTAACCTGTTCCATAAAACCTCTCTTATAAAGTCCTCTGCGGAAAGCTTTGAAAAGCTTCTATCAAACCTTATAAATACCACTTGGTCCACACCATGCTTGAGAATAAGCTCTGACCTCTCCCTTATGTCCGTAAGCTCGCAAGGTGCCTGCGTAGAGTTCAAGACCCATAGTGGATGTGGATAAAAGGAAAGCACTAAGCTCTTTAAACCCTTTTCCTTAGCTTTTGAAATTAGTCTTTCTAACAGACGTTGATGTCCTCTGTGGACTCCGTCAAAGTTTCCAACGGTTATGGCATAATGTTCTGTGAGTTCCTCTATGCACTTCAAGCCTTTGATACATCCACTCCTACTGGTCCTAAGACACACTACCCTTTCCATAGCTTTTTAATTCTTTCCCAAAAGCTGAGCTCTTGGGACACCTCTATTTTTTCTTGCACCACAAACCTATCTAAGTAGTCATCCAAGAGTAAAAACCTATCGCAAACCTTACGAAGCTGATAGGAGCTTGTCCTCTTAAAAGAAGCATTTTCCACCCTTTTGCCAATCCTTTGTACCTCCTCAACCGTGTATGAAAAATCGCTGTCTCCACTTACCAGCACCGCAGTATCGTAGGTGTTTGTAT
The Aquificaceae bacterium DNA segment above includes these coding regions:
- a CDS encoding sigma 54-interacting transcriptional regulator — translated: MFLDEIGDMPLHLQAKILHLVQEKEFERLGDTRTRRVNLRIIASTNKNLRELIKRGEFREDIYYRLSVVRLYLPPLRERKEDIPVLLKHFLEKYTRKYSRRIKGFSSEAIRLLLSYHFPGNVRELENIVERAVITCRGSLINLEDLQIELENSQREQEKEREKIKRVLEEVGGNKSLAARMLGMHRTTLWRKLKELGMG
- a CDS encoding bifunctional riboflavin kinase/FAD synthetase; this translates as MKCIEELTEHYAITVGNFDGVHRGHQRLLERLISKAKEKGLKSLVLSFYPHPLWVLNSTQAPCELTDIRERSELILKHGVDQVVFIRFDRSFSKLSAEDFIREVLWNRLRCKHLVVGYDWRFGYKREGEIELAKELGKEMGFEVEEMEPFRINGHVVSSTLIRRLLHMGRLEEASLYLGRNYSLKRKVVSGEGRGSILGFPTANLQNTENLCLREGVYVVRVEDRFMGVANYGVRPTFGGKKRVLEVHILDFEGNLRDKEIKVEFLKFLREEKKFSNPEELKRQIKEDISRAKGFF